The following coding sequences lie in one Alicyclobacillus curvatus genomic window:
- a CDS encoding phosphotransferase, with amino-acid sequence MKGRFLSSGRCAEVYEWNEEHVVKVYHREFAAAAESEFQNNRVIKDLGIPSPLAESMVEVEGLTSIVFERIRGVSMLEHILVHPSALTEMASLLGQLHAQVHEHPCGTLPKQGNYLRGKIERADIDECVRAKALDALEQLPQEDKLCHGDFHLGNVMITKTSPQIIDWVDAAQGNPLADIVWTRLLLSLDNLPKDAPNREAINSVRPILDDGYCKGYRKVRHIDEDALRPWVFPVAVARLGDGLLNEREQLLNVIQKYDSNAG; translated from the coding sequence ATGAAGGGGCGGTTTCTGAGTAGTGGTCGATGTGCAGAAGTTTACGAGTGGAACGAAGAACACGTCGTAAAAGTGTATCATCGCGAATTTGCTGCCGCTGCAGAGTCTGAATTCCAAAACAACCGAGTGATTAAGGACCTTGGTATACCGTCTCCATTAGCGGAATCGATGGTCGAGGTCGAAGGACTTACGTCCATCGTATTCGAACGGATTCGCGGAGTATCGATGCTTGAACACATCTTGGTTCATCCGTCGGCACTGACTGAAATGGCCTCTCTTCTCGGGCAACTTCATGCGCAGGTGCATGAGCATCCCTGTGGAACACTTCCCAAACAAGGAAATTACCTACGCGGTAAAATTGAGCGGGCAGATATCGATGAATGTGTGCGCGCCAAAGCGCTGGATGCTCTTGAGCAGTTACCACAAGAAGATAAGCTTTGTCATGGGGATTTTCACCTAGGAAATGTGATGATCACAAAGACGTCACCCCAGATTATCGACTGGGTGGATGCAGCACAAGGGAACCCACTTGCAGATATTGTGTGGACGAGGCTGCTCCTTTCACTGGACAATTTGCCCAAAGATGCCCCGAACCGGGAAGCTATAAACTCAGTGCGACCAATTCTCGATGACGGGTATTGTAAAGGATACCGTAAAGTTCGCCATATTGACGAAGATGCATTGCGACCATGGGTCTTCCCTGTCGCAGTGGCACGTCTGGGCGATGGGCTGTTGAATGAACGTGAACAACTCTTAAACGTGATTCAAAAGTACGATAGCAATGCTGGCTGA